Proteins co-encoded in one Arachis hypogaea cultivar Tifrunner chromosome 11, arahy.Tifrunner.gnm2.J5K5, whole genome shotgun sequence genomic window:
- the LOC112720178 gene encoding pectinesterase, with product MESVGKSNREIVVVVVAMFLSVCLVCYSDGSVIVSKDGNGDYKSVSEAIKNAPKLSQSVYTIHVRAGTYEEYVVIHHDKTNIKLVGDGPRHTKLVAYQGSTIDIHGEGFMAESIAFVNSAGLKASGAVAVRNEANNTVFYRCSIDGYQDTLWAVSGRQFYKNCDIYGTVDFIYGAAAAVFQDCMLYARYRDHVTFTAQSRDDPNDNNSAFTFQRCNFTMSPEDSISHAKSEMHATLGRPWRPYSTVAILQCFIDSIVGPAGWEEMPGQPTDRVTYVEYGNVGPGAGTDGRVKWPGVRVLHRPAEAQRFTASNLLDADSWIPSTGVPYDNGF from the exons ATGGAGTCAGTAGGCAAGAGTAATAGGGAAATAGTAGTTGTGGTGGTGGCGATGTTTCTTTCAGTTTGTTTAGTGTGTTATTCCGATGGCAGTGTAATCGTATCGAAAGATGGGAACGGAGATTACAAAAGTGTGAGTGAAGCAATTAAGAATGCTCCAAAGTTGAGTCAAAGTGTTTACACCATTCATGTTCGAGCTGGTACTTATGAAGAGTATGTTGTTATTCATCATGACAAGACCAATATTAAGCTTGTTGGAGATGGTCCTCGCCACACTAAATTAGTTGCTTACCAAGGTTCCACCATAG ATATTCATGGAGAAGGGTTCATGGCGGAAAGCATAGCATTTGTGAACTCAGCGGGTCTAAAAGCAAGCGGAGCAGTAGCCGTACGCAACGAAGCAAACAACACCGTCTTCTACCGATGTTCCATCGACGGTTACCAGGACACTCTATGGGCAGTTTCCGGCCGGCAGTTCTACAAGAACTGCGACATCTACGGCACCGTCGACTTCATCTACGGCGCCGCCGCCGCCGTCTTCCAGGACTGCATGCTCTACGCCAGATACCGTGATCACGTGACATTCACCGCTCAGTCACGTGACGATCCAAATGACAATAACTCCGCCTTCACTTTCCAGAGATGCAACTTCACGATGTCTCCAGAAGATTCCATTTCGCATGCTAAGTCGGAGATGCATGCGACTTTGGGCCGCCCATGGAGGCCGTACTCAACGGTGGCTATACTGCAGTGCTTTATTGACTCTATTGTTGGGCCCGCGGGCTGGGAAGAGATGCCGGGGCAGCCCACTGATAGGGTTACGTATGTGGAGTATGGGAATGTTGGGCCTGGGGCTGGTACGGACGGGAGAGTGAAGTGGCCTGGTGTTAGAGTGCTTCATCGACCAGCTGAAGCACAACGTTTCACTGCTTCCAATCTCTTGGATGCTGACTCTTGGATTCCATCCACTGGTGTTCCTTATGACAATGGAttctag